The genomic DNA CTAAAGCGGAAGCGGCAGGCGTTCTTGCGCAGCATGGCCGTGGGAAAGCGCAGGTCGAAGGGATTGCTCGCCCCGAGCACGAAGGTGGCCCACTTGGCGTCGGTCTTGGGCTGCTTGAGTTCGAACAGGTGCTCCACCACGGGCACGCCGCTTCCCAGGTCCGCCGTGTTGAGCACGATGATGCTCACCGTGATGGGCGAGAAGCCGAAGCGCTTCACATAGGCATCGTAGTCGTGGATGTAGCGCTCCAGGGCCCGGCTCACGTTGGAAACCTTGAGTTCGATGCGCGGCACCTCGCCCTTGGAGGTGTCGCTCAGTTCGTCGATCTCGAAGGGGAAGGCGATCCACTCCACGCCGCGCCAGGTGACGTTCTCGGTGTTGCTCACCACGCGGATGGGCTCGTCCACACCCGGCACGCTGATCTCCAGCGCCAGGAGGAAGGCCTCGCTCGTGGCGAGCCTGTTCTTCTCCTCCAGCACCACGGATGAAAGAGGGATGGGCATGACCTAGACCTCCTCCATGAGACACTGCACGGAGCGGCGGCCGGGCTTGCTGATGGTTCCCGGCAGCTCGTCCCCGCTGAAGCGGCACACATGCAGCACATGCGTCCTGGGATGCTCCCACTCGAAGGCGCTGCCCTGGTTGTCCATGAAGAAGCCGGCCAGGATCTGGTATTCGATTTCCGGCAGCGAGCTCCAGCTGAGCGACCAGCGCCGCCTGGCCCGCGTGAACCTGGGCCGGGTCTGCACGTAGCCGGCCTCGAACTCCTGGCGCACCTGCGGCTTGTAGAGCCGCTCGTCCAGGCCGTAGTCGGGCGCGGTAATGGATGGAAAACGCGGCAGGGCCATATTCTATCCTCCCAGGGAGGTCCGCAGACCGCCCCTGTTGCGTTCAAAGGCGTCGAGCCACAGGGAGACCACCAATCCCTGGATGTCGTTGCTTGCCTCGGACTTGGAGACCTCGAGTTTCTCGCCGCTTTCGTTGTGGATCTCCACGCGCACGCTCTGCGGCGCGGAGTTGTCGGCCACCCGCACGCCCAGATCACCGGACGCGGTCCTGGACAGGGGCATGATGGCCTCGGGTCCGGCCTCGCCCATGAGCCCGACCCCGCGGGCAAAGGGGAAGACCGTGGGCCGGCTGACGATGCCGCCCTTGGCAAAGGCCATGACGCCCGACTGGTCGAAGGCCAGGCCATGGGCGGCATAGACCGGTTCTGCTATCGGGTAGCCGCCATAGGTTGTGCCCCCGGTCGTGCCTCCGCTTCCACTGCCCAGCCAGCCACTCAGGGCGCTGCCCAGGTAGGAGCCGACCGTCTTGGCCAGCCAGCCCGTGGCCATCTGGATGGCGATGCGCTTGAGGTCGTCGATGATCGAATCGGTCATGGACTTGAAGTTCGCCTTGCCGCCCGCTGCAACGGTCTGGATGACCTGGCCGAATTCCTCCATGGTGTTCTTGCCGAGCGCCTTGATCTCGTCCGAGACGTCCATGGCCTTTTCGCCCCACTCCTCCATTTCCTTGATGCCGACCTGGACTCTCTCCTTGGTCTTCTCCGTGGCCCAATCCCAAGCCTGGCCGCTTTTCTCCGACAACCAGCTCCTATTCATAGATGCCTGCTGGCTCTGGGCCTCCATGTCGGCCGCGGTCACGGGCCCGGACAAATCGGAGACGGAGCCAGCGGGATTGCCGAGGCGCAGACTGCTCAGAGCGGTGCCGCCCGCGGCCACGGTCTTTTTATGCGCTTCCGCCGTGCCGAGAGCGGCCGCGGACACCTGCTGCATTTCCTTGGTGGCCGTGCGCAGCTCGGCGCTCGCCTGAGTGAGCGTCCGGAGATCCTTTTCAGTGAACTTGTATTCATTCGTCGCGATGGCCATGCTTCACCGCCTGCTTGCGGCTAGGGGTTATGGCCGGCCGGGCGGGCTTTAACCCGTCCGGCCGGCGCGCTCCTCGCGCTCCTGGTACATCCGCCGCAGCGCTTCGGCCTCCAGGAGCCTGATCTTGCGCCACAGGGAGCGCGTGGGCTCGATGCCCAGCCAGTGGGCTGTCACCTCCACGGCCGGGTAGGAAAGGCCCACGGCGCCACCCGGGCCTACTCGCCACTGCGTCTGGAGCGCTGTCCACAAGGCCCAGGCCGCGCGGTTTTCGCGCGCAAGCTCGGGCGCTTTCCACTCGCACGTGGCGCATGGGGGCTGGCCTCCATGATCTGTGCGGCAGGTCTGGCAGTAGGACTGCCGCGTGGCGTCGGCCGCCCACTGCCAGACCGCTACGAGTTTTTTTCAGTGTCCGGGCTGCCGAAGGTCTCGGCCAGCACGGCCCGGTGCAGCGCGGCCACGTCCCTGTTGCTCTGTCTGGCCCTGGCCCAGGCCTCGGGGCAGGTCTGCTCCAGGGTCTCGCGCATGAGCTGCCGGCGGCCGGCGATGCGCTCATGGTCGCTCTTGTTCTCGTCCAAAAGCTCACTCTCGCGGGCCAGATAGGCGTCGGCCGCCTCAAAGGACAGGCCGCAGAATTCCACTTCGGCCCCGGACGGCAGGGTCAGCTTGGGCATGTGGACTCCTAATAGCCGGCCACGTCGTTGGTCAGCGTGACCACGACGGCGCTGTTGTTCACGGCGTCGTCGCCGAAGTAGGCCTTCCAGGGCAGCTGGATCTTCACGCCCTGCGGGCCCTCGATGGCCGGGGCCTGCTGTTCGAGCACGACCTCGGGGAACAGGAAGGACAGGCTGTGCGTGCCGCTGGTGAAAGACAGGCGCAGGCTCGTCTCGGCCATGTTCACGGCCTTGTTAAGCAGCGTCGCGTCCTCGAACAGGGCGCTCAGCGTGCCGCTGATGCTGGCCACGCCCTCGGGCAGGCTGTTGCGCGTGCCCTGGCCGCCGATGACGTAGTTGCCGGTGTCCAGGCCGAAATCCATCTCCAGGGAGAACTCGGTGCAATTGGCCAGCGCTACGCCGTTTTCCTCGATCGAGGCCTGGAAGTTCTGGAAACGGTCGAAGGCGATGGCCGCCGGGTCGAGCTGGTAAGGCGTGGCCGAAGGCGCGGACTCGGTGGCGCCGACGATGCCGATGCTGGCCACGAGTTCGGCGTCGCCGCCAACGGACATGGACAGCTTGGAGGCCTTGCAGCCCGAGCAGAAGATGTACTGGCCGATGTCCTCGAAGCGCTTCTCCAGGCCGAAGCTCGGCATGGCCTCGCCAAGCTTGAAGGTATGCGTGTAGGGGCCTGCGCCGGTGGTGGCCGGCGCGCCGAACATGGCTTTGAGCCAGTTGCCCATGGCGCGCACGTCCACGGGCACGCTCAGGTCGCCGGCCACGTCCATGTTGCCGGCAAAGGGCATGACCGGATCGCGGCGGCCGGTGATGGTCTGGGCGGCCTGCAGCGTGCGCGTGCCCTTAACGCTGCAGGTGTTGAAAGGCATGGCCTTGCCGGCCTTGACGGCCGGGGCGGTCTTGTAGCTCTGCTCGAAATCGAGGAGCAGCTTGGATTTGGAACCCTTGGCCTGCATGATGATTTCCTCCTATCAGCCTAGTGTTTTCGGTAACTTGGCGGTCACGAGCATGGTCAGCTCGAAATATCCGTCCTCGGGCGAAGTGCTCTGGGCTTCGATGGGCCCAAGCGTCTCCACGTCCACGGCGCCGCTGATGGCCGCCTGCACGCGCGGCAAAAGCTCGCTGCGCAGGCGCTTGAGGCCCCGGTACTCCGTACGGTTCGTGGTGCTCTCCACTTGGTCATCGGCCACGCCGAGCAGCACCGCGACCTGCAGTTCGTGCAGCTTGACCTCGCCCGTGACGCTCTTTTGCGGGTCGAAAGCGATGTACGGGCAGTCGAGCTTGCCGGGCTTGCTGCGCGGGTTCACGCCCACAAAGCGCGCAAGCGGCCGGCCGAAGGTGGCGCTGATCCAATCGTTCAGCTCCGTGTTGGCGGCCACGGCCGCTTCCCAGGCTGTACACAGGTCGTAGCTGTCCATGCCGTCTTTCCTCGTAAGGGCTCGTAAAGGTTGTGGCCCCATGGGCCGGCCCATGGAGCAGCCCATGGGTAGTCAGACAGGCGCAGGATAGTCGGGAGGACGAAAAGACGGGATGGCGTGGTGCAGGATATGCGCGCTATGACGGGGGCATGCGGAGCGGACTTGGCGGAAGAGGAAGGCAGAGGCCGCGGACAGCGGCCCCAGGGCTCGGGGCAGCCGCTTGACGAGCGGGATAATTCATTAGAATATTTGAAAACTTGTCTCACCCGGCCTGCGCAACGCGTGACGTTACCCTGCGTTCCCGCGCGCCTTGCGGCAATCCGCGCGAGCGGGTCAGCAGGCCAGGCAAGTGAGGCAGGTCAGGCAGGTCAGCCAAATCAGGCAGGCAGATACGGCGAAAAAGGCCTTCGCGCACAGGCTGGGCAAGATGCACGCCTGCGCGAAGCGCAGCCGTATCGGATGTCACTCGTACGCAAGGAGGCTGCGATGAAACGTTCCGAGCAGGCCCAGTCCCAGCACGACAGCATGGCCTTCACCCTGGCCGGCTACCTGGGCCGCACGCAGGGCTGCGCCCTGGTCAAGGCCGACGGCATCTGCGGCTATGAGCGGCCGGACCCGATCAAGAGCGATGGCCAAAGCCTTGTCCCGGATCTCATGGCCTGGCGTTCGAAGCCCTCCATCGCCAAATCCGTGTCCCCCAACTACATCTGCGAGGTCGAGACCGCCTGCAGCATCAGCTCCGAGCACGCAGCCGGCCAGCTCGGGGTTTTCGCCGCCGAGGCCAAGCGGGTCGGGGCGGAGTTCATCCTGCTGGTGCCCAAGGCCGTGGTGCCTGTCGCGCGCGATGTCCTCACCAAGCTCGGCATCCACAACGCCAAGATCATGTCCCTGTCGGAATAGAGCATTTTGCTTTTGAGAATGCTCTGCAAGCCCTGCGCAGGTGCAGGCGCAATTCACTTGCGCCGTCAACGCCGGAGCAGGCGTCTTCAAGCAAATTGCATTTGAAATGGGGGGTCCAGGGGAATCATTCCCCTGGTGGGAGGGTCTGGGAGGGCAAAGCCCTGCCCAGTTTCTGTCAGTTCTTGTGCAAAACGCTCAACAAGCAATCTGCCATACAAAGGCCCCGGTCGCCCGGGGCCTTTGTGTATCGATTGGTCGCAACAGCCGGCGGACCTGCCGGCAGCGTCACACCAGGGGCTGGCTAGGCGTCCTTCAGCTCCTCCACCAGGCGTTTGAGCACCTGGGCTTGGCCGGCCAGCTCCATGACGGCCTTGGCCGCCTCGCCCATGGCCTGGGCCGTCTCCGAGGAGATGGCGCTGACCTGCTCCACGGCGCGGCTGATCTCCTCGCTGGCCGTGGACTGCTGCTCCGAGGCCGTGGCGATGCCGCGCACCTGGTCCGAAGCCTTTTCCACCAGCTGCACGATCTCCCGCAGGGCCTCGCCGGATTCGCGGGCCAGCTGGGTGGCCTGCTCGATGGTCTGCACCGAGCGGTCCACGTTGTCCATGTTCTTGCGCGTGCCCTGCTGCACGCCGCGGATGGCGTTGCCGACCTCGGTGGTGGCCTGCATGGTCTTCTCGGCCAGCTTGCGCACCTCGTCGGCCACCACGGCGAAGCCGCGCCCGGCATCTCCGGCGCGGGCCGCCTCGATGGCCGCATTGAGGGCCAGCAGGTTGGTCTGGTCGGCGATGTCCGAGATGACGTTCATGATCCGGCCGATGGCCTCGGCCTGCCGTCCCAGATCCTCCATGTCCTTCTTGAGCGCCACGGACTGGTTCTGCACCTCGCCTATGCCGGCCAAAACCCGGCCCACGATGGCCGCGCCCGCCTCGGCCTTGGTGCGCGCCCTGTCCGAGACCGCGGCCGCGTCGCCGGCGTTCCTGGCCACCTCGAGCACCGAGGCGTTCATCTCCTCCATGGTCGTGGCCGTCTCGCCGATGCGCTTGGACTGCTCGTCCACGCCCTTGTCCGACTGCTCGATCTGCGCCGACAGCTCCTCCGAGGACGAAGACACGACCTCGACCACGCCCTCCAGCCTGGCCGCGGCCTGCAGCATGCCTTCGCGCTTGGCCGACTCGGCCTGGGCCTTGGCCTGCTGGGCCTCCTGCGTGGCCTTGCGGGCCTGCTCGGCCTGCGCCTCGGCCTCGCGGGTCTTGGCCTCGGCCTGGGCGAACATGCTGCGCAGGTTCTCGACCATGCGCCCGAGCGCCTGGGCCAGCATGCCGATCTCGTCGCGATTGGTGACCGTCAGGGTCTGGTCCAGCTGGCCGTCGGCCACCCTGGAGGCAAACTCGGCGGCGCGGATGATGGGTTTGGTCAGGGAGCGGGCAACGACCACGGAAAGGCCGAGCATGAGCAGGCCCACGAGCGCGGAAATCAGGATCACGGAGCTCGTGATGCTCTGCTGGGTGGTCTCGATGACGTCGCGCCGTATGCCGATGAAGAACATGCCCGCGGTCTTGCCGTTAGCGGCTATGATGGGCCAGTAGGCCGTGTCGTGGTCACTGCCCAGGATCTTGTTGCGGCCGATGAAGGGCTGCGCGCGCTGGATCACGGTCTCCAGGACCACGGGGTTGTCCATCTTCGTGCCCACGGCCCGCTTGCCGTTCACTTGGATGGTGGTGGAGGCCCGCGTGTCACCATCAAAGAGCGTACATTCCACTCCCAAGCGCTGCTTGATGGAGTCCACGAACTTCAGGGAGGCCAGGTCGATGCCGGGCGTGATCACGCCCACGATCCGGCCGTCCAGGCGCACGGGCTGGCCCGCGCGCAGGGACAATTTGACCACCCTGCCCGGCTCCATGCCCACCGAGGCCTGGCCGTTGAGCGCCTTTTGCACATTGGTCTGATTGAGGATGGAGTCCCCGGCCTTGTCCGAGTGGCCGCGCGCCAGGACCGAACCGCGGCTGTCGGCGATGGTGATGAATTCGACCCCCGAGGAGCCCATGACCTCCCGGGCGTAGCCGCGCAGGAAGGCGGCGTCGCCCTGGTCCAGGGCCCTGGCCACGTCAGGGTTCTCGGCCATGAGCTTGGCCACGGTCGACAGCATCAGCGCGTTGTCCCGGACCTCATGGTCCAGGCTGTTCATGTAGGTCCGGAGACGCTGCAGGGACTCGGCGTCGAATTCCTTGCTCACGTAATGGTTCACGCCGAACACGATACAGCTTGCCAATAGGACGATGGTGCTTAGGCAAACGCCCAGGATCTTCCAGAAAAATGATATGCGCACAGGTTCCCTCCGAATACCGCATCAGGTAGCAAGCACTCAGTACCGGTACATCCAATGCACCATACGTACTGTCCCAAACGCCCTCGAAGCACAGGCCTGCGACAGGCCAAACATTGCTCTGGAACGAGGCATCAACGCCTCGTGAATTTCGAATCACATATTGCAAATGGTGCCGCAGGCTCCTGCGGCCGGATGTTCAGCTTGCCCTTGCCGCACTGTTTCCGGCAGGAGATGCGGCAAGTACTTTGAGCGTAAATGCAATTTGTCCTGTATCACCAGCCAAAAGCTTACTCAGGCTTTGAAACTATCTATTGATTTCTTAAAAGCTGTTTATATAAGAGCACTTCCCAACAGAAAAGGCAACCTTCTGTCAAGTTGATAAAAAATAACAACAACCTGCGCTGTGGCCATAGATTTCCAGGCAGAAACACCCTTGTGGGATAAGTATTTACAGGGATCACCGCGCATGCCTTCATGGCCTGGCCGAGCAGACCGCCAGGTCATTATTTATTTGGCCTGCGCGCCAGGATGGCTTGCCGGGTCGCTCTGGCGGGGCTACCATGTTCGATTATGCGCGGCATTGCCCTGCTCATGCTCCAGATCGGGCTCCTGGCCATGTTCCTGATCGGGCCCCTGCCCTGGCCCGGGCTTTGCTATGCCCTGCCGGCCAAAGTCATCAAGGTCAGCGACGGCGACACCCTGACCGTGCTCACCGAGGATAAGCGCCAGGTACGCGTGCGGCTGTTCGGCATCGACTGCCCGGAGAAGAAGCAGGCCTACGGCAGCAGGGCCACGGAATTCACCAGAGAAATGGCCGCCCTGCAGGACGTGGACGTGCAGGAGCTGGACGTGGACCGCTACGGCCGCATCATCGGGCGCATCACCCTGGAGGACGGCCGCGTGCTCAACGCCGAGATCGTGGCCCATGGCTGGGCCTGGGTCTATCGGGCATACTGCAAGATGGCCGAATGCACGGCCTGGCTGCAGTTGGAGGCCCGCGCCAGGCAGCAGCGGATCGGGCTGTGGCAGGGCAAGGACCCCGTGCCGCCCTGGGAATGGCGCAAGGCTCGGCGCGAGGAGCGGCGCAAGAAAAAGTAAGGCCCCGGCTTCACGCCGAGGCCCTGTGATTTCCAGTCTCGCCTAGCCGCCCGCCGGCGGCTGCGCCGGCTGCTCGGGCCAGGGGCAGGCCGCATCATCCGGCCCGGCCCAGGGGAAGCCCTGCTGCTCGGGCATGTCCCGCAAGGCCTGCCGATAGTCTTGCCAGGCCTGCCGCGCGGCATCGCCCGCGTGGGGATAGTCGTTCAGGGCGTAGCGATCCGTGGCCGCCAGCCGGCGGTCGCGCTCGGCGCGGATGGCGGTGGCGAGCACATCCGTGGGCCACACCCAAGCGCCGTCCTGCCAATTCTGCCGGGCGTCTTGAGGCGCGCTTGGTACTATTAGGCCGCCGTCAGGCGCGTGCACGCCTGGCCCGAAGGCGCCGATGTAGTTGCCGCTTGCATCGATGTAATGCTTGGTCATGCGTACGCCCTCACAATCAATTTCCAGTTCGCCAGAGTTATATTCAACCGTGCGGTGGTGCTTTTGCTTAATATGGTTGGCACTCCATTTCCCACCTTCACGAAAAGATTTGTCGCTGTAGGAACTACAACCAAACCCCTGCCCGTCGAGCCATCATCATCAGGCGCCGGACCAATTATAACCTCGTCGCCTACACTGTAGCTGCCTTCCGCCACTACACACTTAATTCGGCATTGTACTACTTTAGGATCGACTGGGTTA from Desulfocurvibacter africanus subsp. africanus DSM 2603 includes the following:
- a CDS encoding DUF1833 family protein translates to MPIPLSSVVLEEKNRLATSEAFLLALEISVPGVDEPIRVVSNTENVTWRGVEWIAFPFEIDELSDTSKGEVPRIELKVSNVSRALERYIHDYDAYVKRFGFSPITVSIIVLNTADLGSGVPVVEHLFELKQPKTDAKWATFVLGASNPFDLRFPTAMLRKNACRFRFRDARCGYRGEADGCDKTLSRCRALKNSERFGGFPGVGTPGVYLAS
- a CDS encoding phage tail tape measure C-terminal domain-containing protein → MAIATNEYKFTEKDLRTLTQASAELRTATKEMQQVSAAALGTAEAHKKTVAAGGTALSSLRLGNPAGSVSDLSGPVTAADMEAQSQQASMNRSWLSEKSGQAWDWATEKTKERVQVGIKEMEEWGEKAMDVSDEIKALGKNTMEEFGQVIQTVAAGGKANFKSMTDSIIDDLKRIAIQMATGWLAKTVGSYLGSALSGWLGSGSGGTTGGTTYGGYPIAEPVYAAHGLAFDQSGVMAFAKGGIVSRPTVFPFARGVGLMGEAGPEAIMPLSRTASGDLGVRVADNSAPQSVRVEIHNESGEKLEVSKSEASNDIQGLVVSLWLDAFERNRGGLRTSLGG
- a CDS encoding phage tail tube protein: MQAKGSKSKLLLDFEQSYKTAPAVKAGKAMPFNTCSVKGTRTLQAAQTITGRRDPVMPFAGNMDVAGDLSVPVDVRAMGNWLKAMFGAPATTGAGPYTHTFKLGEAMPSFGLEKRFEDIGQYIFCSGCKASKLSMSVGGDAELVASIGIVGATESAPSATPYQLDPAAIAFDRFQNFQASIEENGVALANCTEFSLEMDFGLDTGNYVIGGQGTRNSLPEGVASISGTLSALFEDATLLNKAVNMAETSLRLSFTSGTHSLSFLFPEVVLEQQAPAIEGPQGVKIQLPWKAYFGDDAVNNSAVVVTLTNDVAGY
- a CDS encoding methyl-accepting chemotaxis protein; its protein translation is MRISFFWKILGVCLSTIVLLASCIVFGVNHYVSKEFDAESLQRLRTYMNSLDHEVRDNALMLSTVAKLMAENPDVARALDQGDAAFLRGYAREVMGSSGVEFITIADSRGSVLARGHSDKAGDSILNQTNVQKALNGQASVGMEPGRVVKLSLRAGQPVRLDGRIVGVITPGIDLASLKFVDSIKQRLGVECTLFDGDTRASTTIQVNGKRAVGTKMDNPVVLETVIQRAQPFIGRNKILGSDHDTAYWPIIAANGKTAGMFFIGIRRDVIETTQQSITSSVILISALVGLLMLGLSVVVARSLTKPIIRAAEFASRVADGQLDQTLTVTNRDEIGMLAQALGRMVENLRSMFAQAEAKTREAEAQAEQARKATQEAQQAKAQAESAKREGMLQAAARLEGVVEVVSSSSEELSAQIEQSDKGVDEQSKRIGETATTMEEMNASVLEVARNAGDAAAVSDRARTKAEAGAAIVGRVLAGIGEVQNQSVALKKDMEDLGRQAEAIGRIMNVISDIADQTNLLALNAAIEAARAGDAGRGFAVVADEVRKLAEKTMQATTEVGNAIRGVQQGTRKNMDNVDRSVQTIEQATQLARESGEALREIVQLVEKASDQVRGIATASEQQSTASEEISRAVEQVSAISSETAQAMGEAAKAVMELAGQAQVLKRLVEELKDA
- a CDS encoding thermonuclease family protein; translation: MRGIALLMLQIGLLAMFLIGPLPWPGLCYALPAKVIKVSDGDTLTVLTEDKRQVRVRLFGIDCPEKKQAYGSRATEFTREMAALQDVDVQELDVDRYGRIIGRITLEDGRVLNAEIVAHGWAWVYRAYCKMAECTAWLQLEARARQQRIGLWQGKDPVPPWEWRKARREERRKKK
- a CDS encoding tail fiber assembly protein, with amino-acid sequence MTKHYIDASGNYIGAFGPGVHAPDGGLIVPSAPQDARQNWQDGAWVWPTDVLATAIRAERDRRLAATDRYALNDYPHAGDAARQAWQDYRQALRDMPEQQGFPWAGPDDAACPWPEQPAQPPAGG